One window of Aricia agestis chromosome 20, ilAriAges1.1, whole genome shotgun sequence genomic DNA carries:
- the LOC121737265 gene encoding protein AATF, protein MKVKQKKTNKPMLSDKIADALTIKPRPDIEDDQIFNTKPNTVTRADFNLSESDDEATISDFRKRNVNLLSDISKKYEGKVVSRKELAHSSEESSGDENIQSGDESQQSDDDRLQNTSFAKTNVSDSSDNESFDYSITQNKKIEHDSEDEDDDNDDEGDSADDDDDEDGEGYDISQMEEPIKEQFEHVKKENVSEEAKKGACVRNQLLLWEGLLEMRIHMQRCINSANRMPMADVYRDLKPYNEFAAGCTTTISNVATALDKLLQLQNLLFKNFPETKYLTNNKNGKNTMATETNGKNTSKGTESDEEIPSDTDNEEIPSDTEPEDEPEEKTEVKQKIKTNTKKRKLEEFESDIASTYKNFKAFRDTTIQKWNEKTRVATVANIKNAPTNTILQQISYLLSDRQKLLRRTQLKRSEYDIIGYKKEQPEVESKEQEINPVTKDRKDDDEYIPEIFDDSDFYHQLLRELIECKSADISDPVQLSRQWIALQQMRSKMKRKVDTKATKGRKIKYVVHNKLVNYMAPEKSSKWNEESTTELYHSLFGKMFEQNNVGLNVDFRVN, encoded by the exons ATGAAGGTAAAGCAAAAGAAAACAAATAAGCCAATGCTATCAGACAAAATAGCAGATGCCCTAACCATTAAACCGCGGCCAGACATCGAGGACGATCAAATATTCAACACCAAACCAAATACCGTAACACGTGCAGATTTTAACTTGTCTGAGAGCGATGATGAAGCGACTATCAGTGATTTTCGCAAGAGAAATGTAAATCTTTTGAGTGACATCAGCAAAAAATACGAGGGTAAAGTAGTATCGCGTAAGGAACTAGCTCACTCCTCCGAAGAAAGCAGCGGCGACGAAAACATACAATCCGGCGACGAGAGCCAACAGAGTGACGACGACCGCTTACAAAACACATCATTCGCTAAAACTAACGTAAGCGACTCCTCCGACAACGAGTCATTCGATTATAGCATTACACAAAACAAGAAAATAGAACACGATTCCGAGGATGAGGATGACGATAACGATGATGAAGGCGACAGcgccgatgatgatgatgacgaggACGGGGAGGGATACGACATCAGTCAGATGGAGGAGCCGATCAAGGAGCAATTTGAACATGTTAAGAAGGAGAATGTTTCGGAGGAAGCCAAAAAAGGCGCTTGCGTCAGAAACCAGCTGCTTCTGTGGGAGGGACTACTAGAGATGAGGATACACATGCAGCGCTGTATCAACTCAGCTAACAGGATGCCAATGGCCGATGTGTACAGAGACTTAAAACCTTATAATGAGTTTGCTGCAGGCTGTACCACGACAATAAGTAATGTGGCTACTGCTTTAGACAA ATTACTGCAGTtacaaaatttgttattcaagaATTTCCCGGAAACTAAATACctaacaaacaataaaaatggTAAAAATACAATGGCAACTGAAACAAATGGTAAAAATACATCAAAGGGCACCGAGAGCGATGAGGAGATACCCAGTGACACCGACAACGAGGAGATACCCTCCGACACTGAACCTGAAGATGAACCCGAGGAGAAGACTGAAGTTAAACAGAAAATCAAAACAAACACAAAGAAAAGAAAACTTGAAGAGTTTGAATCTGACATTGCATCAACTTACAAGAACTTTAAAGCATTCCGAGATACAACTATTCAGAAATGGAATGAGAAAACGCGAGTAGCTACAGTGGCTAATATAAAAAATGCCCCGACAAACACAATCCTTCAACAGATATCCTACCTCCTCTCCGATAGACAGAAGCTGCTGAGAAGAACACAGTTGAAGCGGTCCGAGTACGACATCATCGGCTACAAAAAGGAGCAACCGGAGGTGGAAAGTAAGGAGCAAGAGATAAATCCAGTCACAAAAGACAGGAAGGATGACGACGAGTACATCCCGGAGATATTCGACGACAGCGACTTCTACCACCAGCTGCTGCGGGAGCTCATCGAGTGCAAGTCGGCAGACATCTCCGACCCCGTGCAGCTCAGCCGCCAGTGGATCGCCCTGCAGCAGATGAGGAGCAAGATGAAGAGGAAGGTGGACACCAAGGCCACCAAAGGCCGCAAGATCAAGTATGTCGTCCACAACAAGCTGGTCAACTACATGGCCCCGGAGAAGTCGTCCAAGTGGAACGAGGAGAGCACCACCGAGCTCTACCACTCCCTGTTCGGTAAAATGTTCGAGCAGAATAATGTAGGCTTAAATGTTGACTTCcgtgtaaattaa